Proteins encoded within one genomic window of Triticum aestivum cultivar Chinese Spring chromosome 2D, IWGSC CS RefSeq v2.1, whole genome shotgun sequence:
- the LOC123052201 gene encoding probable mitochondrial saccharopine dehydrogenase-like oxidoreductase At5g39410 isoform X1: MRSSHSNVKSGRTEQSQAKPPRTSQSNSPHPSESPNPSSMAAPVPPGPEVFDVVIFGASGFTGKYVIREALKFLPPNASPLRSLALAGRSRDRVAAALRWAAAPGPAPDVPILVADASDPASLAAVAARARVLLSCAGPFRLHGRQVAAACAEAGADCLDISGEPEFMERVEADLHEVAAKNGSLIVSACGFDSIPAELGFLFNSRQWTPPSAPLSVVAYVNLESDRKIVGNFGTFQSAVLGVANASELQALRRSRPRPAKPRIPGPAPPKGSLIEHDKALGLWVVKLPSADTVVVKRTLAKVTEHPEGLPGVDETSEFVDRRKEFWSSIKPAHFGVKIGTRSILGLARWLCTGLLIGILGGFSLGRSLLLKFPEFFSLGLCRKTGPTEEEVNNASFKLWFVGHGYSDLARASERGTKPDMEMVTRVSGPEIGYITTPIVLVQCALVLLSQRANLPKGGVYTPGVVFGPTDLQKRLEENGVSFDLISTRTLPSD; encoded by the exons ATGCGCTCCTCCCACAGCAACGTCAAAAGCGGTCGCACCGAGCAAAGCCAAGCCAAGCCACCTCGCACCAGTCAGTCCAACTCGCCGCACCCGAGTGAGAGCCCAAACCCCTCTTCCATGGCGGCGCCAGTGCCGCCGGGGCCGGAGGTGTTCGACGTCGTCATCTTCGGGGCCTCGGGCTTCACCGGCAAGTACGTCATCCGCGAGGCGCTCAAGTTCCTGCCCCCCAACGCCTCCCCGCTGCGCTCCCTCGCGCTCGCCGGCCGCAGCCGGGACCGCGTCGCCGCCGCGCTCCGCTGGGCGGCCGCGCCGGGGCCCGCCCCCGACGTCCCCATCCTCGTCGCCGACGCCTCCGACCCGGCCTCCCTCGCCGCGGTCGCCGCCCGGGCGCGCGTCCTGCTCTCCTGCGCGGGGCCCTTCCGCCTCCACGGCCGCCAGGTGGCCGCGGCCTGCGCTGAGGCGGGGGCCGACTGCCTCGACATCTCCGGCGAGCCCGAGTTCATGGAGCGCGTCGAGGCCGACCTCCACGAGGTCGCCGCCAAGAACGGGTCGCTGATTGTCTCCGCCTGCGGGTTTGACTCCATCCCCGCGGAGCTCGGGTTCTTGTTCAACTCCAGGCAGTGgacgccgccctccgcgccgctgAGCGTGGTCGCCTACGTCAACCTGGAGTCGGACAGGAAGATCGTCGGGAACTTCGGCACGTTTCAGTCGGCCGTTCTCGGCGTGGCCAACGCCAGCGAGCTGCAGGCGCTGCGCCGATCCAGGCCAAGGCCGGCGAAGCCCAGG ATTCCGGGGCCTGCACCTCCCAAAGGATCACTGATTGAGCATGACAAGGCACTAGGATTGTGGGTGGTGAAGTTACCTTCTGCTGACACAGTGGTTGTGAAGAGAACCCTAGCAAAAGTGACAGAGCATCCCGAGGGCCTTCCTGGTGTGGATGAAACCTCAGAATTTGTGGACCGCAGGAAGGAGTTCTGGTCCTCTATCAAACCTGCACATTTCGGTGTGAAAATCGGCACCCGTTCCATCCTGGGCCTTGCGCGGTGGCTGTGTACTGGACTTCTCATTGGCATCCTTGGGGGTTTCTCCTTGGGTAGGTCTCTCTTGCTAAAATTCCCCGAGTTCTTCTCCCTTGGATTGTGTAGAAAGACTGGACCAACAGAAGAGGAGGTGAACAACGCCTCATTCAAACTGTGGTTCGTCGGCCATGGGTACAGCGATTTGGCCCGTGCATCAGAGCGTGGAACCAAGCCAGACATGGAGATGGTCACCAGAGTTTCAGGGCCAGAGATCGGGTACATCACCACTCCGATCGTCCTTGTCCAGTGCGCCCTCGTCCTGCTGAGCCAGCGAGCCAATCTGCCAAAAGGCGGGGTGTACACGCCAGGCGTCGTCTTCGGCCCCACAGATCTCCAGAAGCGTCTCGAGGAGAACGGCGTGTCGTTCGACCTCATCTCCACGAGGACCCTCCCTTCAGATTAA